A DNA window from Drosophila pseudoobscura strain MV-25-SWS-2005 chromosome 2, UCI_Dpse_MV25, whole genome shotgun sequence contains the following coding sequences:
- the LOC4801413 gene encoding LOW QUALITY PROTEIN: sialin (The sequence of the model RefSeq protein was modified relative to this genomic sequence to represent the inferred CDS: substituted 1 base at 1 genomic stop codon) — MVCKSWTLPHRSAVPPASHRLLGSVRLTYAVCAFLSICLHSAMRSMLAMVILRMVKPRPEDSLLMALELERSNSTGPGQCGGPVVGPRLQQTGGDLPWTRNQELTFPGVYYYGYVISIPLAGHLSDRFSSKRLFILSLVFEASAYCLLPTMAHHSYGAAVAGLVVSGMCAGCGNPPLYQLFVTWAHPTERTSLLSFAYIGLLMGSIVVYPVANYLSDFAWELSFYVVGSVTLVFGISCHWLIYDTLDQHPRISNAEKAYLQREPLSRSQVGDXVGDPLVTFSLFSTIWQLNVPWRQLLTSLPVYAFILTHVFHNYTFLVLSVVMPRFMREAMQFTIHDVGVLSAAPYLGGMFSKLICVFSCGYVERRVGLNQSWMRRLLYVACSILTMVFIGIIMWAGCEQKTLVMLMYAFLYATTDMGFSAGYWPTLLYFAPSFAGLLSGLANCLAHLSGFLAPHLVAALVHTGTKAEWNIVLLTLILFNGMAMFVFGLFSSTRLQSWDPRRHAESLSANQDNVH, encoded by the exons ATGGTCTGCAAGTCGTGGACGCTGCCGCATCGGTCAGCAGTCCCTCCTGCGTCCCACAGACTCTTGGGATCGGTTCGCCTCACGTACGCCGTGTGCGCCTTCCTGTCGATCTGCCTCCATTCTGCCATGCGCAGCATGCTTGCCATGGTCATACTACGTATGGTCAAGCCGCGACCCGAGGACAGCCTTCTGATGGCCCTGGAGCTGGAGCGCAGCAACtccactggtccggggcagtGCGGAGGCCCTGTCGTTGGCCCG CGTTTGCAGCAGACGGGCGGCGACCTGCCCTGGACACGCAACCAGGAGCTTACCTTTCCCGGCGTCTACTACTACGGCTACGTCATCTCGATCCCCCTGGCCGGACACCTGTCGGATCGGTTCAGCAGCAAGCGGCTGTTCATCCTGTCCTTGGTCTTCGAGGCTTCGGCATACTGCCTCCTCCCAACGATGGCGCATCACAGCTATGGCGCCGCGGTAGCCGGCTTGGTGGTCTCCGGCATGTGTGCG GGATGCGGCAATCCGCCGCTATACCAGCTGTTCGTGACCTGGGCACATCCCACGGAGCGGACGTCGCTGCTCTCGTTCGCCTACATCGGCCTTCTCATGGGCTCTATTGTGGTCTATCCGGTGGCCAACTACCTCAGCGACTTTGCGTGGGAGCTATCCTTCTATGTGGTTGGAAGTGTGACGCTGGTCTTCGGCATATCCTGTCACTGGCTCATCTACGACACACTGGACCAGCATCCACGCATCTCGAATGCGGAGAAGGCGTACTTACAACGGGAGCCGTTGTCCAGGAGCCAAGTAGGTGACTAAGTAGGTGATCCACTGGTTACTTTCTCTTTATTTTCCACAATTTGGCAGTTAAATGTTCCTTGGAGACAGCTGCTTACCTCGCTTCCTGTGTATGCCTTCATCCTGACGCACGTCTTCCACAACTACACCTTCCTCGTACTGTCCGTCGTGATGCCGCGCTTCATGCGCGAGGCCATGCAATTCACCATCCATGATGTCGGGGTTCTGTCGGCGGCTCCGTATCTGGGCGGTATGTTCTCGAAGCTGATATGCGTCTTTAGCTGCGGCTACGTGGAGCGGCGCGTGGGTCTCAATCAGAGCTGGATGCGTCGACTGCTGTATGTCGCCT GTAGCATTTTAACGATGGTTTTTATTGGCATTATTATGTGGGCCGGCTGCGAGCAGAAGACACTAGTAATGCTGATGTACGCGTTCCTTTACGCCACCACAGACATGGGTTTCAGTGCCGGCTACTGGCCCACACTGTTGTACTTCGCGCCTTCCTTTGCCGGTCTTCTATCCGGACTGGCCAACTGTTTGGCCCACCTGTCTGGATTTCTGGCGCCCCATCTCGTGGCCGCTCTGGTGCATACT GGCACCAAGGCCGAGTGGAATATTGTGCTGCTGACACTGATCCTTTTCAATGGCATGGCCATGTTTGTGTTTGGGCTGTTCAGCAGTACGAGGCTGCAGTCTTGGGATCCACGCAGACACGCGGAGTCTTTAAGTGCAAATCAAGACAACGTTCATTAG
- the LOC6897183 gene encoding uncharacterized protein codes for MAAAAAAPANSNAPAPLSGVSSGATGVGAISGAQFREIHKNTWLKRLTTDGKKLTVGPKKSECSWVVFCVHDDTEALLEGYAEPRQAAGHMPEWAVSLRETLHISHALIPNSHEFEFVVTLSNEVLRFHAVSWEIMQEWVETLRSKLREMKILSPRENLYTKLPEVRAPLLPTRDPTSPLPPPPPVPAALVPGVERVVAAHQPHPQTQHHLPASEQAAPSNASTPVPTAAAVPPATAMSNTLTQHLLNMLSDPISTYSEQISETATASVPPNRPEDEEQATDEPQQLNSASDADVNLSDDEFLSPLLRRACVLTDNGVRVDVVAATAQRASADQILNLEHMLQCERLIPRPQTSRSMSAGAADKSKRMPRKPLMSQAASSGVPGTGTDEPQDNITIIQVSNPSNGLERPPELPPKNNSIIAEIFRFPEVGVKTKAASGNQKQQQRPQPQLQLDPQQSQAQPQHEYKSNVQIIPSNASTIQVLGQQPSSSSNTYTTPVKQSASNAPAPQAASNTNANANTTKVKVMSDGEATTVAVYGTCYPSSTSPMAATAPSGSAANIAVKPQTTPKLSKKIILSANTSGITNISVNSEQTSDSIISGNVHYEKVFLSSSIPISSSSPTRTQDTERGAISSSVLQAQTQTPSQPPHPTPVQPNGSPALPRRRIASPAAQPATSSGRTVPQLTRGLTELVISSRPSRRDFHYLKMLNTPLRGKPSSKTTSAANNNIEQQASASAATPAYRSNAAALAADSQEQRRRSSSTSDAQAPLQRNAGAAGATQPNTQRNERNANNNEQFTPGRGGFRMQPPPQGAASPSTNPNTSAIQQSPNKRLTLREQQVMQLRREIMHPGGVRLNLRRKDCVGSIAWVEAFGGVWIAGWKQKEHPVLYNALHIGDQLLSIAGVSISSATEANKIIRNTNTLFVEVLLRRIPFGRAYAIRRDREGQCLGLIRDGNTSTIVDVVPNSLAARHGLPPKTQSCDGNALTFWMLTEINGRPLNLFFKDLEIRDRLNSVGRDISILVQPSDLITKLKKQLKSLRGYKDYLVQ; via the exons AtggctgcggcggctgcagcaCCTGCGAACTCAAACGCACCTGCACCTCTGTCGGGCGTTAGCTCTGGCGCAACGGGAGTCGGGGCCATAAGCGGGGCCCAGTTTCGCGAAATACACAAGAATACGTGGTTGAAAAGACTGACGACCGATGGAAAGAAACTAACCGTCGGACCCAAG AAATCAGAGTGCAGCTGGGTGGTGTTCTGCGTGCACGATGACACGGAGGCCCTGCTGGAGGGCTATGCAGAGCCGCGCCAGGCAGCCGGCCACATGCCAGAGTGGGCGGTGTCATTGCGGGAGACGCTGCACATATCGCACGCCCTGATCCCCAATTCGCACGAGTTTGAATTTGTTGTAACGCTTAGCAATGAAGTGTTGCGCTTTCATGCCGTGTCATG GGAAATTATGCAAGAATGGGTGGAAACGCTGCGTTCGAAGTTGCGCGAAATGAAAATTCTGTCGCCGCGCGAAAACCTCTACACAAAGTTACCTGAAGTTCGCGCCCCCTTGCTGCCCACACGGGATCCCACatcgccgctgccgccgccacccccAGTGCCGGCGGCCCTAGTGCCGGGAGTGGAGCGTGTCGTGGCTGCTCATCAACCGCACCCGCAGACGCAGCATCATCTGCCAGCAAGTGAACAGGCAGCCCCAAGTAATGCTTCCACTCCGGTTCCAACTGCGGCTGCAGTAccaccagccacagccatgTCCAACACATTGACCCAGCATCTGCTCAACATGCTCTCCGATCCCATTAGCACCTACAGCGAGCAAATAAGCGAGACCGCGACGGCTTCAGTGCCCCCCAATAGACccgaggacgaggagcaggCCACCGACGAGCCCCAGCAATTGAACTCTGCCAGTGATGCGGACGTGAACCTCTCTGATGATGAATTCCTGTCGCCTCTTCTCCGAAGGGCCTGCGTCCTCACGGACAATGGCGTGCGGGTCGAtgttgtggcagccacagcgcAGCGTGCCTCCGCGG ATCAAATCTTAAATCTGGAACATATGCTTCAATGTGAACGCCTAATACCCAG ACCCCAAACATCCCGCTCCATGTCTGCTGGAGCAGCTGATAAATCAAAAAGGATGCCACGGAAACCACTTATGTCTCAAGCCGCAAGCAGCGGCGTCCCTGGAACAGGAACCGATGAGCCTCAGGACAACATAACAATCATTCAAGTATCGAACCCAAGTAACGGCCTGGAACGGCCGCCCGAATTGCCGCCCAAGAACAACAGTATAATAGCCGAAATCTTCCGCTTTCCCGAAGTCGGTGTCAAGACGAAGGCGGCGAGTGGCaatcagaagcagcagcaacgtccACAaccacagctgcagctggaccCGCAACAGTCTCAAGCACAACCGCAACACGAGTATAAAAGCAACGTACAAATCATTCCGTCCAATGCCAGTACCATTCAAGTGCTGGGCCAacagcccagcagcagcagtaacacCTATACGACGCCCGTAAAACAGAGTGCTTCCAATGCCCCAGCCCCACAGGCGGCTTCCAATACAAACGCCAATGCGAACACCACCAAGGTGAAGGTGATGAGCGATGGAGAGGCGACCACGGTGGCTGTATACGGCACTTGCTATCCATCTTCGACATCTCCAATGGCAGCGACAGCGCCAAGCGGAAGTGCCGCGAATATCGCCGTCAAACCGCAGACGACGCCAAAGCTCAGCAAGAAGATAATCCTCAGCGCCAACACCTCGGGCATCACGAACATCAGCGTCAACAGCGAACAGACCAGCGACTCGATAATCAGCGGCAACGTGCACTACGAGAAGGTGTTCCTCTCCTCCAGTATACCGATCAGCAGCAGTAGCCCAaccaggacacaggacacagagCGGGGAGCGATCAGCTCAAGCGTTCTTCAggctcaaactcaaactccaAGCCAGCCTCCACATCCCACGCCGGTGCAGCCCAATGGCAGTCCGGCCCTGCCGCGCCGTCGCATTGCCTCACCCGCGGCCCAGCCTGCAACGAGCTCTGGTCGCACCGTGCCACAGCTGACCCGAGGCCTGACCGAGCTGGTCATTAGTTCGCGACCCAGTCGGCGCGACTTCCACTATCTGAAGATGCTCAACACCCCGCTGAGGGGCAAGCCGTCGTCGAAAACAACGAGCGCGGCCAACAACAATATCGAACAGCAGGCCAGCGCAAGCGCGGCCACGCCTGCTTATCGAAGCAATGCGGCCGCCCTTGCTGCTGACAGTCAAGAGCAGCGCAGGCGCAGCTCGTCCACCTCAGATGCCCAGGCTCCTCTGCAGCGTAATGCAGGTGCTGCAGGTGCCACGCAGCCGAACACTCAACGGAACGAACGGAACGCCAACAACAATGAACAATTTACCCCAGGACGGGGCGGGTTTCGAATGCAACCGCCACCTCAGGGTGCTGCCTCGCCTAGCACGAATCCGAACACCTCAGCAATCCAGCAATCGCCCAACAAGCGACTAACCCTGCGCGAGCAACAGGTGATGCAGCTCCGACGCGAGATCATGCATCCCGGTGGAGTGCGGCTGAATCTGCGGCGCAAGGATTGCGTGGGTTCCATTGCCTGGGTGGAAGCCTTCGGGGGTGTATG GATTGCGGGTTGGAAGCAAAAAGAGCATCCGGTGCTATACAATGCTCTGCACATCGGCGACCAGCTGCTCTCCATAGCAGGCGTGAGCATCAGCAGCGCAACGGAGGCCAACAAGATCATTAGGAACACCAATACTCTCTTT GTCGAGGTGCTGCTGCGTCGCATTCCCTTTGGTCGGGCGTATGCCATACGCCGTGATCGCGAGGGTCAGTGTCTGGGCCTCATTCGTGATGGCAATACCTCAACGATTGTGGATGTGGTGCCCAACAGCTTGGCCGCTCGTCACGGACTGCCGCCAAAG ACCCAATCGTGCGATGGAAATGCCTTGACCTTCTGGATGCTCACCGAGATCAATGGACGGCCGCTCAATTTGTTCTTCAAGGACCTGGAGATACGCGACCGCCTCAATTCGGTGGGGCGCGACATATCAATATTGGTGCAGCCGTCGGATTTGATAACCAAGCTGAAGAAGCAACTCAAGTCACTGCGTGGCTATAAGGACTATCTAGTGCAGTAG
- the LOC6897182 gene encoding L-dopachrome tautomerase yellow-f2-like, translating to MLSSHLLICLIWWSHFVFIVQGDGMIEVFKWKQMDFYNRGDGRHNVEANQGHQGSSRPDRPYNSAPVVFPGKYSRLKRESFTSRDTPLGVSSRIGSNDNANAPYIPYNNVPMGATHFRGRLFVTMPRRRVGIPSTLNYIDLSRDGRERSPKLHAYPNFALNQFNESSQNLVSVYRTTVDDCQRLWFIDTGMLEYPNNRQQIRRPSIWIVDLNTDRVIKRFEIPESLVETGRGLASITIDVQPNKCGEAFAYIPDLVYRRLYVYHLSDDRIWAFEHNYFNFDPLAGDLNIGGQSFRWDDGIFSTTLGPRQPDGSRDVYFHPMASTNEFVVSSRVLQLESNAARADHGSDFRVLGGRGPSTQSTMHEYDPRTGVIFFAEIQKNGVGCWKTSKPFSVENHGTVDSNASDMIYPSDLTIDEEGTIWMMSNSMPIFIYSTLDTDVYNFRIWRQSTSKAKRGTVCE from the exons ATGCTATCTTCACACTTACTCATCTGCCTAATCTGGTGGTCGCACTTTGTATTTATTGTGCAAGGTGACGGCATGATTGAGGTTTTCAAATGGAAGCAGATGGACTTTTACAATCGCGGAGATGGTCGCCATAACGTTGAAGCTAATCAGGGCCAccagggcagcagcagacccGATAGGCCATACAATTCCG CTCCGGTAGTGTTTCCAGGAAAGTACTCCCGTCTAAAACGTGAAAGTTTCACCTCCCGCGACACCCCCCTCGGCGTTAGTTCACGCATTGGGAGCAATGATAATGCTAATGCTCCGTACATCCCCTACAATAACGTACCGATGGGCGCCACACATTTCCGGGGACGCCTCTTCGTCACGATGCCCAGGCGGCGTGTCGGCATCCCGTCGACCTTGAACTACATCGACCTGTCGCGCGACGGCAGAGAGCGAAGCCCCAAGCTGCACGCCTATCCAAATTTCGCCCTGAACCAGTTTAATGAGAGTTCGCAGAATCTGGTCTCTGTCTATAGGACCACCGTAGATGACTGCCAGCGTTTATGGTTCATTGACACCGGAATGCTGGAGTATCCAA ATAACCGCCAGCAAATCCGGCGTCCCAGCATTTGGATTGTCGACCTCAACACTGATCGGGTGATCAAACGCTTTGAGATTCCCGAAAGCCTTGTGGAGACTGGTCGGGGCTTGGCCAGTATCACCATCGATGTGCAACCCAACAAGTGTGGCGAGGCGTTTGCCTACATTCCGGATCTGGTGTACCGGCGCCTGTACGTGTACCATCTGTCGGACGATCGGATTTGGGCCTTCGAGCACAACTACTTTAACTTTGATCCACTGGCCGGCGACCTGAACATTGGCGGCCAGTCGTTCCGATGGGACGATGGCATTTTCTCCACCACACTGGGGCCACGGCAGCCGGACGGGAGTCGCGACGTCTACTTCCATCCGATGGCCAGCACCAACGAGTTTGTGGTCTCCAGTCGGGTGCTGCAGCTGGAATCGAATGCTGCCCGCGCCGATCATGGCAGTGATTTCCGGGTGCTGGGCGGCCGCGGTCCGTCCACGCAGTCGACAATGCACGAGTACGATCCGCGCACTGGGGTGATCTTCTTCGCTGAAATACAGAAGAACGGAGTTGGATGCTGGAAGACCAGCAAACCCTTCTCGGTGGAGAACCATGGCACAGTCGACTCGAATGCCAGCGATATGATTTATCCCAGCGATTTGACG ATCGATGAAGAGGGCACCATTTGGATGATGTCCAACTCCATGCCCATCTTTATATACTCCACACTGGATACGGATGTCTACAATTTCCGGATCTGGAGGCAGTCGACTTCGAAGGCTAAACGCGGAACGGTCTGTGAGTGA
- the Paip2 gene encoding polyadenylate-binding protein-interacting protein 2 yields MLLKVPSVDWSEQIIYVIDDDESLSDFDDEPDFSEYMWMENEEEFDKNELQRLEEEEIMQECIEAMMEDELEEQLNEWEKAKTEEQNTALSALPKSQCNVEKSVLNPMADEFVPRSHILDLPAS; encoded by the exons ATGTTGTTGAAGGTACCATCTGTGGACTGGTCGGAGCAAATCATTTATGTGATAGACGACGACGAGTCCCTGTCGGATTTCGACGATGAGCCAGATTTCTCCGAGTATATGTGGATGGAGAATGAGGAGGAGTTCGACAAGAAC GAACTCCAACGACTAGAGGAGGAGGAAATCATGCAGGAATGTATCGAGGCTATGATGGAGGACGAGCTGGAAGAGCAACTCAACGAGTGGGAAAAGGCAAA AACGGAGGAGCAGAACACGGCACTTTCCGCCCTGCCTAAAAGTCAGTGCAATGTGGAAAAGTCGGTTTTGAATCCCATGGCCGATGAATTTGTACCGCGTAGTCATATATTGGACTTGCCCGCCTCGTAA
- the LOC4801411 gene encoding uncharacterized protein encodes MIISAETLDKMYVKEVITVAKMIVKLPARDHLVPTCTHWLNIFHNAAPEVKFERNWMLLQLHTQLNRKSNIGYPFTDPTSFHMDLRALMQRSEQMRESNDVDDDNGESWASAEKSTISMSELESDLHERNQQLLKESDALRSELKKLQGLEDELQQRKQKLKKMEMETRDSGEDMQILASSATMALKLLSTKEDANAKSQFFKTLFSPLGQDEKDLAQVEKLDTMFDTLLRDSINGYKQKQRDLVVQEVSLKYDNVVADFIEHYGKVMEGKLVAQEKELAQSALRYLEVLRKHFVWKYMGNDSTKEAVLKFLKRSCQQMSEIL; translated from the coding sequence ATGATAATTTCCGCAGAAACGCTGGACAAGATGTATGTGAAGGAAGTGATCACCGTTGCCAAGATGATCGTTAAATTGCCAGCCAGAGACCACTTAGTTCCAACATGCACTCACTGGCTCAACATCTTCCATAACGCCGCGCCCGAGGTTAAGTTCGAGCGCAAttggatgctgctgcagctgcacacACAGCTGAACAGGAAAAGCAACATTGGCTATCCCTTCACGGATCCAACCAGCTTCCACATGGATTTGCGCGCACTGATGCAGCGCAGCGAACAGATGAGAGAGTCGAATGACGTGGATGACGACAATGGGGAGTCGTGGGCCAGCGCAGAAAAGAGCACCATCTCGATGAGCGAGCTGGAGAGCGATTTACATGAGCGCAACCAGCAATTGTTAAAGGAAAGTGATGCTTTGCGCAGCGAGCTTAAGAAACTGCAGGGTCTGGAAGACGAGCTTcagcagcgaaaacaaaaattgaagaaaatggagatggagacgagGGATTCGGGAGAAGACATGCAAATACTCGCCTCCTCCGCCACTATGGCCCTCAAACTGCTGTCCACCAAAGAAGATGCCAATGCGAAGAGCCAATTCTTTAAGACCCTGTTCAGTCCGTTGGGTCAGGACGAGAAAGATTTGGCGCAAGTGGAGAAGCTTGACACGATGTTCGATACGCTATTGCGTGACTCCATCAATGGCTATAAGCAAAAACAGCGCGACCTGGTGGTGCAGGAAGTGAGCTTAAAATACGACAATGTTGTCGCCGACTTCATCGAGCATTATGGAAAGGTTATGGAGGGAAAACTCGTCGCCCAGGAAAAAGAGCTGGCCCAGTCCGCCCTGAGGTACCTGGAGGTGCTCCGCAAGCACTTCGTCTGGAAGTACATGGGCAACGACAGCACAAAGGAGGCTGTCCTCAAGTTCTTGAAGCGGAGCTGCCAGCAGATGTCGGAGATTTTGTAA